The Chitinispirillales bacterium ANBcel5 nucleotide sequence GCAAAAACTTGCACAGTGTTATGTTGCAAGGGGGTGGTTTAATGAAGCACTGAAAATTTATGAAAATATAATCAAGAGCAATCTGGAAAATTTTCATCTTCTTCTTGGATATGGCAATGTTCTCTTTAATCTTCAGGATGATAAAAGGGCGGGAGATGTTTTTAGCAGGCTTACCAGGTTAAAACCACATAGAATTGAGGGCTGGAACAATCTGGGGATAGTTAAGCTTAGATGTGGGGAGTTGGAAGAGGCCGGGGCTGCTTTTGAAAAAGTGCTTGAGATTGAGCCCGAAAACTGTGGCGCTTTGCTTAATTTGGGAAACTACTATTTCCAAAAGAGTAATTACGAAAAAGCGGGTCTTTATTTTCAAAGAGCTATCGATACGCAACCAGATTTTTGTGATGCCTGGTTTAACCTTGGTAATGTAGCTCTTGAGCAGGGGGATTTAAACAAGGCCCGTGATGCTTTCCAGAAGGCCCTCCATTATAAAAGAGATTTCTTTTCAGCATTAAAAAACTTAGGGTTTGTATGTGAAAAGATGGATAATGTATCGGAAGCGCTGGGGTTCTATAAAAGGGCAGCGCAACTGAACAAAGCTGATTGGGCCATACAGGTAAACATTGCCAATATTCAGTTAAAGCTTAAACGGTATGAGGATGCCAGGGCTTGTTTTCTTAAAGCGGTTCGATTATCTCCAAAGCAAACTTCAGGGTGGCTTGGATTGCGCCAGATTGCTCTGCTACGAGGGGATATTACCACCTATTTACGCTCTACAATGGCTATCCTTTCAAGGCTTGATGACAGAACGATTGCAGAGTCAATTGATCTGTTAAGAGAGCTTGGACACGAAAAGGATGCACGAGAGCTTTTAAAGCGCATGGACCAAAGCAGCAGAATGGGAAACGAACTTGAGGCACTGAGGCTTGTATTGTTTCAGAAAAAAGGGGCCACTCAGACAAGAATCGGCTCTATCTATAAAAAGTTAGCCTCTTTGAGTACTCCCTCCGATCTTGTAAGTAAGTGCCTGGCTGAATATGCGTATACGGCAGGTTCATACGAAAGAGCATTAAACTATATCGACACTATTGAAGATAGATCTGTAAAAACAATGCTCATCATGTGGAGATCTCTTTTTAGAGTCGGTAGGCAAAGGGAGGCTCAGCAGGGAGCGTTGCAATACACTTCTTTAAACCCACAATGCTTTGAATGCTGGATGTTTTTGGCTGAAACCAGTGCTGAGCTTGGCAAAGACAGTGAGGCCAGAGAATACCTGCTCAAATCTTTACGCTGTGGCTTTTCAGATATCCAATCCATTAAGAGCAACCCCTTTTTGTCCAGAGTTATGAGGACTCTTGAAAAGAGTGGGACGATCAATTTAAAAAATTAAATTGACCTTGTATCCTCTGTAATATACTATTTATACAGTAAAAGCATCTGTGCCTGAGCTGGGGTGGGGGATAACAAAGAGCATTGTGGCTGTTAAAAGCAACGCTTTTTTCCACCTAAAATACAAAATAGGTTAAAAGGGATGATTTTTTCGGTTGCTTTTTCCTATATTTATAAAAATGAAGCTTATAGAGCTTAGTATTCTAAATTTGTGAAAGGCAGGGGAGCATGAGGAGACTGGATAAAGTGAGTGATTCTATTTTGAATCTGGCGGGTAGTTCGACGGACTCCAACAAGTTCTATTCCATTCTGCTCGATGCACGGGCGGCAAATGTTTCTGACAGTATGTATGATATTGCTGAAAAATTGCTTGTTGGTGAAAAAGATAATGCAAAGTTAGCACTTGAGCAGCTCTGGACTCTCAAGAAAAATGTATTAAATAGTAACACGGCTGCAACCGTTGATATGCTTATAGAGTATTATCAGGAGAAAATGGATATTCTTCGTTATAAGGAGGAGAATATTAAAAATATAAGTAAAGACTCCAGGTCTCTTTTGGAAGAAAAACATAAAAGGGATGAAGAGATAGCTTCTGTTAAACAGCAGATCAGCGATTGTACAAATGAAATCAACGAACTTACTTCCAAACTGACTGATCTTAGATCAAGAGAACAAGAGCTCACACTTATTGAAGAGCAACTAAAAAGAGAGCTCTATGGAAACGAAAACGAGGTAATAAATGGCTTATATGAGATAATTTTATCTCAGGCAGACTCTCAGGAACCTCAAATAACTAAGCAGCCACTGCAAGTTTTAAAACAACCACCCGTTATCGATCCATCCCCTCAGGAAAAACCAATCATAGAAAACAGTGAACATCGAAATAAAGAGGATGAACATAAGAGTTTTGAGACACCGGAGAAGCAAATTGAAATCTCTGAAATTCCAAAATCGGTAGTAAAAACAACAAAAGGTGTAGTAATTGGCGAGTATTACTACGATTCAAAAGCTGAGAAGCAAAAGCGTAACTATGTACTCAACAGTAAGTTCTTTTCTGATAAATTAAATAAAACTCTAAAAGCTATAACCATAAAGTATGATCACACCCTGTACTCTGAAATGCTGCAAATGATTCAGGATGCGTATAAACGGGTTTCTCAGAATCCAAAGATTCATGTTGAAATTTCAACCAATGAGATATTGAATCTTAAAACACTTAAGTTGTTATGGCAAAATGTAAAAATAAGATCTTTTGATGAAGCGTCACGATTTGGAGCTAAACTGAAAGCGAAGATAGAGACGCTTGATACTAACTATGTAACTGTACTACAGGAGCAATTACAAAGGTGCTCAACAGAAAATTAACCTTTTGGGTTTTACCTGTTATCTCTCTCTTTTGTGTTTTCGCATATGGGGATTCTCTTACACAATCACCTGCTGATGCTGTGCATGATTCTTCACACCTGGAAAAAAATATCGATACTGCGCTGGTAAGGGCTCAAATTGATTCCATTGTCAGGGGAAGGGAGCTGTCACAATCTTACCCCAGAGCCTCTGAGATTGAGCCCGCGGAGAGTGTGGTAAAAACCCCAGATGAAACTGCGGATGAAAAGTCGGAAGTGAAAAGAAGTGGGGTTATACGTTCCTTTTTAACACAAACTTCTCGGCTGTTTTCGTGGTTGCAGGCACGTCTTATTAAACTATTCATTTTGGGTATTTCTCTCACTATAATTGGGGCAACGGTTTTTTATCTGATCGGGAAAAAGGATAGCAGAAGGTTTCTGACCACTACCAGGCTTTCAGTGTTGGATAAGATGGTTCAGCGGGCATGTCTACTCATAGAGAACAATTATTCTCAGACTGATCTTTGCAAAAAAAGGATCTGTGAGGAGCTTGTAACCGGAGAAGCTTTTCTTGAGGCTCTTTTTCAAAAAAACCTGGGTATTGGTGTTAATGATTTTATAAATCAGGTAAGAATCAATAACGCGAAGAATTTTATTGCTCAGGGATTGGAAATTGAAACAACAAGTAATCAATGTGGATTTTCTGATGAAAAAACCTTAATTGATACTTTTAAAAAAGTCACCGGGGTCTCCATTGGGGACTATAAAGAAAACACCAATGCCTCTACCGCCGTTGATCAGGAAAATTTGAGCCCCTGAAGATTAAAAACCTACATTGTGACATTACGTACAAACATCATACTAGCCCCCCTTGCCATGTTTTGGTATAATATCTATATTTTTGGTTCAAAATAACTATTCCCAGCCTTTTTCGGAGTGTAGCGCAGCCTGGCAGCGCGCTTGGTTCGGGACCAAGAGGGCGGAGGTTCAAATCCTCTCACTCCGATAATCATTACCACATTCTCATTACCAGCTCAGCAGTTCTGGATTTTTTGCTTATGAATAGCTATGAAAAAGAAAAACATCTGTATTCCATAGAAGATCTTAGCTTCTTGGAGGTTCAGTACAGGTTACGGGAGCAACCTGTACTTGTAGTAGTTCTTGGGGGCACCGAAACCTATAGCTGCAAAGCTGTAAATGGGATAGCAACTCGTATCTGCCGATCATTTGGAGAAGCGCTTTGTAGTAAAATGGACTTGCTTATGGCTCCGGTCCTACCATTTGGCTGCTCTGTGCCCTAT carries:
- a CDS encoding tetratricopeptide repeat protein is translated as QKLAQCYVARGWFNEALKIYENIIKSNLENFHLLLGYGNVLFNLQDDKRAGDVFSRLTRLKPHRIEGWNNLGIVKLRCGELEEAGAAFEKVLEIEPENCGALLNLGNYYFQKSNYEKAGLYFQRAIDTQPDFCDAWFNLGNVALEQGDLNKARDAFQKALHYKRDFFSALKNLGFVCEKMDNVSEALGFYKRAAQLNKADWAIQVNIANIQLKLKRYEDARACFLKAVRLSPKQTSGWLGLRQIALLRGDITTYLRSTMAILSRLDDRTIAESIDLLRELGHEKDARELLKRMDQSSRMGNELEALRLVLFQKKGATQTRIGSIYKKLASLSTPSDLVSKCLAEYAYTAGSYERALNYIDTIEDRSVKTMLIMWRSLFRVGRQREAQQGALQYTSLNPQCFECWMFLAETSAELGKDSEAREYLLKSLRCGFSDIQSIKSNPFLSRVMRTLEKSGTINLKN
- a CDS encoding helix-turn-helix domain-containing protein, encoding MLNRKLTFWVLPVISLFCVFAYGDSLTQSPADAVHDSSHLEKNIDTALVRAQIDSIVRGRELSQSYPRASEIEPAESVVKTPDETADEKSEVKRSGVIRSFLTQTSRLFSWLQARLIKLFILGISLTIIGATVFYLIGKKDSRRFLTTTRLSVLDKMVQRACLLIENNYSQTDLCKKRICEELVTGEAFLEALFQKNLGIGVNDFINQVRINNAKNFIAQGLEIETTSNQCGFSDEKTLIDTFKKVTGVSIGDYKENTNASTAVDQENLSP